The following is a genomic window from Akkermansiaceae bacterium.
TGAATATCAAATAGGGACACCCCCTTACAAGCCTAACAAATCCCGGTAAATCTCCACCTTCTCGTGGTTGAGCAAACGGAGCTGGTGACGGTATTGCTCGATGGCCTCCTGCCGGCGACTGTCGGAAATAGCAGCGACGATCTCCGGTTTCATCTTTTCAAACGGGAGTAATTCCGGTGCCTTGATCCCGGTGACTTCGATGATGTGCCATCCGAGTTTGGTCCGGTGTAATACCGGTTGATTGGCGGGGATGGTAAATGCGGCGGCGGCAAAATCCCCCGGCAGCCTGTCTCTACGCATCCAGCCGAGATTACCTCCCTGGTCTTTACTGCGTTCGTCCTCACTGAGTGACTTGGCGGCATGCTCGAATGTTTCCTTCCCGGAAAGAATCAGCGCCAGATGCCCTTCCAACTCCCCCTTGGCCTCATCCGATGGATGATCAAGGGTGGCAAGAAAGATGTGCCTGACATGACGGCGCTCGGGCGTGGTCAGCTCCTTTTGATGATCCTCATACCATTGTCTGGCTTCCTTCTCATCCACCGTGATGTGGGATTGGATTTTGGATAACACATACTTTTCCTGCTCAAGGCGGGCCTGCATCCTGAGGCGCAGCTCCTCGCGACTTTCAATCCCTTGAGCCGCCATGGCCTGCTCCAACTGCCCGGGGGAATCAAAGCGTTTGGTAAAACGCGCCAGCTCCGCATCCACTTCGGCATCAGATACCCGGGCCTGCTCGATATTCACCCTGACCTTGATCCTCACCAGTGCCTCGGCGATCAAATCATCCAGGGCCACCCAGCGGAGCGTTTTGATTTCGGCCTCACTGACTTTCCCCGGATCGCGCCCGCTACGCCAGAGATTCTCCCGCACCCGGCGGTCGACCTGGCTGAGATAGATCGGCGCGTTATACACCTTGGCACAGACACCCTCGGCCATGGCTGTGGCTATCTTGTCTTCCTTGCTGGGAAACATCCGGCGCAACTCACCCCTCAGTGGACCCGAGAATACGAAAAAATCGCAGATGAGGTAAAGCATCAGCACGGACCACAATACCATGCGGACGACAAAGGCTTTGCTCATTTTCAACATGCTTGAAATCTATCGTCCTGAACCACTACGGCAACCTTACAATTCTTTTTCAGACAAAAAAGCCCTCGCCCCCCGCTTCTCATGCACACTCATTCCAAACGCTATGAAATACACACGACGCCTCCTGACACTCCCCATTCTACTCGCCTGCGCCCTCCCTGTTTCAGGACAGGAAGCAGCACCACCGGTCGAGAAACCAGCGGAAAAAGCAGCCAAGGACCCCAATGCCACCGAGTTTATCCGCGTCACCCGCGATGATAAAAACGTGCGCCTGCAAACCGGTATCACCACCTACGTCAAGGACGGTGTCACCGTGGATCTGATCGGTGCCATCCACATCGCTGACGCCAAATACTACACCCAGCTCAACAAGGAGTTCACCAACTATGAGGCCCTGCTTTTTGAAATGGTCGGTGGCGACAAAATGAAGGACGGCAAGGCCGATGATGCCAAAAAAGACGCCAAGGACCCGATGATGGCCATGCTCGGCAATGTTTACGGCATGGTCGGGAAATTACTTCAACTCCAGGGGCAGAAGGACGGCATCGACTATTCACCCAAGAACTTCGTCCACGCCGATCTCTCGCTTGAGGACTTCGAAAAACTCCAGGCGGAAAAAGGTGAGTCCCTGCTCGGCTTTGCCCTGCAAAATGCCCAGAACGGAGCCAAGCCAGGAGCCAAACAACCAGATATGCAAAAACTTCTCACCGCCTTCCTCAACGGCAATGCCAACGGCATCAAGCTGGAGCTCGTTGATACCCTCGGGGGCGCTGGCGACCAGATGGCCGGCATGATGGGCCAGAGCGTCATCATCGGCGACCGCAACGCCGCCTGCCTCAAAGTCCTCGACGAGCAAACCAAGGCCGGTAAAAAGAAACTCGGTATCTTCTACGGCGCCGCCCACTTTCCGGACATGGAAAAAGACCTGCTGAAACTCGGCTACAAAAAGACCGGTCACCGCTGGCTCACCGCCTGGGACATTCCCAAACCTGCTAAGGTCGAGAAAAAAGCCCCGGCACCCGTCGAGGTCCCCGACGCAGCCTGAGACCAATCCCCACACCTTTCAAACTGCCCGTGTCACATGATGGATGTGATACGGGCATTTTTTGTGTAACGATGCCCGTGTTCCGTATGTAACCTACCTGATGAGGCTCTTTCTCCCCTTTCTTCTCAGCCTGTTTGCCATGCAGACGAACTCTGCCCGCAGTTGGCAGGATGATGTGATCTATTTTATCATCACCGACCGGTTTTATGACGGCGACCCTACTAACAACAGCCCGGCAGGCGCCGCCAAAGGGCTGGTCGACCCAAAACAGGAGAATATCGACCTCTATCATGGTGGAGACTTCAGGGGGATCGAACTCGCATTGACCCACAACTATTTCACCAACCTCGGCATCACCGCCATCTGGATCACCCCTCCTGTTAAAAACGTGTGGAATACCTCCTATGATTCAGACGACCGGGGGAAAACCGGCTACCATGGATACTGGACACAGGATTTCATGGATATCGACCCCCACCTAACATCGACAACCAAGATCGACGGCACCCCCTACCCCGAAGGCAGGGAGGGCCGGCTCCAACATTACCGCGACCTGCTCAACCTCGCCCACCGGAAAGGCATCCGTGTCATCCAGGACATCGTCTGCAACCATGCAGGTCCCGTGTTTTACTACGATGCCAACAACAACCGGCAATTCGACCGCTTCGGCAAACGCGAATGGATCGCCCCCTACAAAGAAAACGGATACCACGCCAATACGCGCTGGGCGAACATCCCGCAATGGAACGTGCAACGCACAGGACCCACCGGCCCGCTGGAGGTTTGGGGCAAAACCATCCCCTTCAACGGTATCCTGGGTCAACTCCATACCTACGGACGCAAGGGCTTCAACCACGACAGTCTCGGGAAAAACAACGGCGAGGAAGTCGACTGCGATTTTTTCAGCCTGCGAGACATCTACACCCATCCACAGGGTGATCACTACCGGGAAATCGTGGATGAATTTATCCGCATCTACGCCTTTTACATCAATGATATCGGTGTCGACGGATTAAGGATTGATACCGTCAAACACGTGCACCACCAGTTCTGGACCGACTTTTGCCAGGGGCTACGCAAAGCAATCGGCAAACGGTCCAGGCAGACTCTTGTTTTCGGAGAAATCTATGACGGCTCTCCAGAAATGTTAGGAAAATACACCTACCCCTCCCAGGGTTCCGGCGTTTGCCTCGATGGCACCCTCAATTTTCAAATGTGCTGGGCTATTCGCAACTACATGCGCCACGGTGGCGGTGACTACGGACACGCCAACGGCATTGAGAGAGCAATGCATGACCTTTATGCCTCCCCAAAAAACGGCACCCGGCCCTACTATAATCCTGTACCTGGCCCTGGCGGACTCAACGCACGCCAGCAGTCGATCACCTTTGTCGAAAACCACGATGGCCTAAACCGCTTCCGGGTTGATTCGGTCAGCTCCCGACGCAACACCCTCGCAAACGCCCTTGTCCTCACCCTCGAAGGTATCCCCTGCCTGTATTATGGCACCGAAGACTCACTCCTCGACCCCCATGGAAAAATCGGGCAGGACTCCGAAACAGGGCGACTGACATTCATCAAAGCTAAAGACGGACGGCGTGTTGAACACATCCAGTCGGGTGCGACCTACACCGCCACCCGGTCCCTGATCCAGGCACGCCGCCACCTCCCCGCCCTACGCCATGGACTGACCGCCCCGCTGTGGGTCGACAACCGCGAGGCAAGCGATGACGACGGCACTTTCCTCTTTGCCCGCTACATCCCCGGAAAGCCTGGGCAGACCATCCTCGTCGGATTCAACCTCAGTGGGCAAGAGCACACCCTGCACCCCACGCTGATCGATGGTGATCAACAACCACTTTTTCCACCGGACACCGTGCTTGAGCGCGTCCCCCTCCCCGGCCTCGATCCCGACGGGACAGCCCGGACCACAGCATCGCTGCAGGCCCGTGACAAAATAGCTCTTTCCTTACCCGCCGACTCGGTTTCCATCTGGCGGGTGAAAACAACAACCCTAACAACACCTGCCGAGGAATCATTTCCCCTGCGACCATCGTCCCACCCATTGCCCTGATTCACTTCGACAAATAACATCTCCTGATGTAGACTCCCCTAGAACTCATGATAACATTACCCAAACTTGCCAACTCCCGATCCCGGGGCGCGTTCACCCTTGTTGAGCTCCTGGTGGTCATTGCCATCATCGCGGTGCTGGCGGCGCTTGTCTTTAGTATCGCGGGCAAGATGATGCTTAAGGCGGAAAAAGTGACCTGCACAGCACTGATGAAAGATGTCTCCCTGGCACTGGCTGCTTACGAGTCCGAATACAATAAACTACCCCTGCCCAAACACAAGGATGAGTGGGATACCATCCTCGGTGACCCCGGCGGACTCTATTCCACAGCGCCATTGGTAAGTGTCCTCACCGGCGCAGAAGACTCGGAGTGGAGCGAAAACGATGGCAACAGCTTTGACCTCGCACAGCTTAACCCCACGGGTGAAGTTTACCTCAATCCCAATATCGCGCATGGCAAGAAGGACGGGGGGATCAAAGAGGATGGCAAGTTTTACGATCCATGGGGCCGCGAGCTTATGTTTGCCCTGAACTCACGACGCCGGAACCACGATTTCAATGGCGGCTTCCGCGATGAAACCCTGCACACCTGGGGCTTGGCCGAGTGGGCGGAGATCAAACCGGGCTATGAGGATTTTGTCATCTGGTCCTACGGTGACGACGGGGTAAAAGGCAAGGGGGATAGCGCCACCTTCGCAGGCTCAGACGATGTTAAATCGTTCTAAATCCTTGTGCTCATGAAAGGGTTCATCCTCGGCATCCTCTCGTTACAGCTGGCGCAGGCGGATTGGTCGGCAACAGACCAACAACTGGTCAACGAAATCCTTCCCACTGAAAAAGAGGCAGCATGGCTGGAAATACCATGGCGAACCAACCTCTGGGAGGCGCGCAAGGAGGCGGCCAGGTCAGGCAAACCCATTTACCTCTGGGAAATGGATGGCCACCCACTCGGCTGCACTTGAAACAATGGTGTGACCGACAGGTTGTTGGTCTTTTCAAACCCCGAAGTGCAGAAGCTGCTCCATGAGAAATTCATCCCCGTGGCGTGCAACGACTGGTACCAACGCCGCCGCCAAGACGCCGAAGGCGAATTCTTTCGCGCAATGGCCAACCAGGGCCCGCGCAAAGGACAAGGCGGCTCGACCCGGCAAGGGCATTATGTTTTCACCGCATCGGGAAAGCTGTTAGGATACAATAACAATCGCGGCCCGGAAAAGCGGCTCCGCATGATGCACGACGCCCTCAGGAAATGGCACGCCCTTCCCCCGGCGGAAAAGTCTGCCCCAGTGCCCGGCCCCTACCAAGCTGACCCGAAATTCCAACGCACCCTGCCCAGGGGCGGGACCGTCATCAAGGTCCACTCGCGGACACTTGAGGAGAACAACGGCAGGCTCACTGCGATGGCGCAACCCCAAACCGGTTCGATGGCTGCGGTCGACCATATGTGGCTCACCGAGAAGGAAGTCTCCCGACTCCACAACATCATTCACAACGGCGGCGGTGAACTCCCCGCACCCGTGACCTACCGACTTGCCCGTTATCATCTCGTCGATAACACCCGTGGCGAACCTCCGTTCTGGCAGCGGAATGAGGTCGGGGTGCTGATGTTGCGCGTGGACGACACTGGAAAAATCACAGGACGCTTCGAGCAACAAACCAAGGATGGCCAGCGTGGCTTCCTGGGTAAAGGGCATGGCCAGATCCAGTTCGATGCCGAAGGCAACATCAAATCATTCACATTTCTCGTGACCGGCCGACACTGGGGCGAAGGACCATACACCCGGGGATCTCGACCCGGAAAGTCACCACTCGGGTTTGTTTTCCAACTCTGCGATGGAAAAAAACCGCAAGACACCATCCCGCCGCAGGGAATCCACTGGGAAAAGGGATATTGGGAGGCGGATCATTAAACCAGTTTGCAAGCTATGGCACTTCTGCTGCGTATAGCCGTATGTCTATCCATGATGAAACCGCCCGTCTTTCTAACTATACTCACAAGCTTGCTCATCCAACACAGCCCTGCAGGGGAGCTGCCGGCGGGCAGACCAAACATCCTCTTCTTCCTCGTCGATGACATGGGCTGGCAGGAAACCTCGGTTCCTTTTCACACCGAGCCCACCAAGCTCAATACAATCTATCAGACACCTGCGATGGTCAAACTGGCAAGCGAGGGGCTCGTTTTTACCAATGCCTACGCCTGTGCGGTCTGCTCACCAACCCGGGTCAGCCTGATGACGGGGCAGAATGCAGCACGCCATCGGGTAACTTGCTGGACATTGATAAAAGACAAATCCCCCGAGCGCGAAAACAAGATACTCCAATCCAGCCCATGGAACCTCAATGGTCTGCAACCCGTAGGATCAACGGTGCCCAAGTCCGTGGCCGCCACCACCTTGCCCGAGCTGTTGCGCAAGGCGGGCTACCGCACCATCCATGCCGGCAAGGCTCATTTCGGAGCCAAGGACACGCCTGGCTCGGATCCCAAAAACCTGGGTTTCGATGTCAACATTGCCGGCCACTATGCGGGCGGCCCCGGCTCCTACCATGGCGATAAAAACTTCTCCGCCGCCTGGCGCAAGGCCGGCCATCTCTGGGATGTCCCCGGACTGGAAAAATACCACGGCCAAAAAATCAACCTCACCGAGGCGATCACGCGAGAGGTTATTGCCGAGTTAGAAAATACAGTGGCCATGAAACAACCCTTCTACCTCTACATGTCCCACTACACCGTGCATGCACCCTGGGAAGACGACCGCCGGTTTATTGAAAAATACCAGGGCAAAGGATTACCAAAACAACAGGCCACCCTTGCATCGATGATAGAGGGCATGGACAAATCGCTTGGCGACCTCATGCAGACCCTCCAACGACTGGGGGTCGCAGACAACACGATTGTGGTTTTCATGTCTGATAACGGCTCACCCCGCCAATGCCAGCGGAACCTGCCATTGCGCGGCCATAAGATCACCGCCTATGAAGGCGGCTCGCGTGTCCCCCTGATCGTCAAGTGGCCGGGTGTTACCGGGAAGAACCTGCGCACAGACACGCCGATGATCATCGAAGACGTTTTCCCCACCTTCCTGGAAATGGCCGGAGTGCCCGTGCCCAGAGACATCCCCGTCGATGGCAAGTCACTGGTTCCCATTCTCAAAAACCCAGCGACCCGACAAGCCGAGCGCACACTTTTCTGGCACTATCCCAATTTTTATGACCAACCCGCATTCAGTTCGGTCAGGCAAGGCGACTGGAAGCTCATCTACTGGCACGCCAACCAGAAACTGGCACTCTATAACCTGAAAGACGACCTCGGAGAGAAAAACGACCTCTCTCAAAAACATCCCGAGAAAACCAGCAGGCTTGCCAAGGTGCTCGGTAAGCACCTCAAAGAGACGGACGCTGTTATGCCCGTCGTCAAGTCGACAGGCAAACCGGTCCCCCTGCCTGGCTTCTAACAAGGAAGCTACGGCACCGGGGTTTCTTTCATCGCCGCCCGCAGGATCGGCTCCGGTGATGAGCCGTCATCCGGAAGAAGCCGGTGACGCATGACATGCGGAAACACCGTCTGCACGTGATCCGGGTGCACCGCCTTTTGTTCATCCAGAAATGCATTCGCCTGGGCCGCCCTCATCAGTGCCAGGGAGGCGCGCACCGACACGGTGTGGCTCCCCCCTGCCGCTCTGCGCACCATCTCACAGAGGTTGATGATGTATTCGTTCAGGTTGGCCGCAATGGGCAGCTCACGTGCCTGTTGCTGGAGTTCCAAAATCTCATTGGTTGTCAGCAACGGATCACGGGATGTCCCGTTGATCTCCCCTGCCGCATGAGAATCTAGGATACAACGCTGGGTTTCCGCATCGGGCAATGACATCGGTATGGAAAGTAGAAAGCGGTCGAGCTGAGGCTCGGGCAGCGGGAAGGTTCCCGTCGATGAGGTGATGTTCTGGGTCGCGACCACAAGAAACGGTTTTTCCAGGTCCCGTGTGGAGCCATCAATGGTCACCTGCCCCTCGTTCATCGCCTCTAACAAGGCCGACTGCACCCTCGGCGAGGTCCGGTTGATTTCATCGGCTAACAATAAATTGGTAAATACGGGACCTGGGACAAACTCGAAGTCGCCGTTGTGTTGTTTGTAGAGATGGTATCCGAGGATATC
Proteins encoded in this region:
- a CDS encoding sulfatase; this encodes MALLLRIAVCLSMMKPPVFLTILTSLLIQHSPAGELPAGRPNILFFLVDDMGWQETSVPFHTEPTKLNTIYQTPAMVKLASEGLVFTNAYACAVCSPTRVSLMTGQNAARHRVTCWTLIKDKSPERENKILQSSPWNLNGLQPVGSTVPKSVAATTLPELLRKAGYRTIHAGKAHFGAKDTPGSDPKNLGFDVNIAGHYAGGPGSYHGDKNFSAAWRKAGHLWDVPGLEKYHGQKINLTEAITREVIAELENTVAMKQPFYLYMSHYTVHAPWEDDRRFIEKYQGKGLPKQQATLASMIEGMDKSLGDLMQTLQRLGVADNTIVVFMSDNGSPRQCQRNLPLRGHKITAYEGGSRVPLIVKWPGVTGKNLRTDTPMIIEDVFPTFLEMAGVPVPRDIPVDGKSLVPILKNPATRQAERTLFWHYPNFYDQPAFSSVRQGDWKLIYWHANQKLALYNLKDDLGEKNDLSQKHPEKTSRLAKVLGKHLKETDAVMPVVKSTGKPVPLPGF
- a CDS encoding peptidylprolyl isomerase, which translates into the protein MSKAFVVRMVLWSVLMLYLICDFFVFSGPLRGELRRMFPSKEDKIATAMAEGVCAKVYNAPIYLSQVDRRVRENLWRSGRDPGKVSEAEIKTLRWVALDDLIAEALVRIKVRVNIEQARVSDAEVDAELARFTKRFDSPGQLEQAMAAQGIESREELRLRMQARLEQEKYVLSKIQSHITVDEKEARQWYEDHQKELTTPERRHVRHIFLATLDHPSDEAKGELEGHLALILSGKETFEHAAKSLSEDERSKDQGGNLGWMRRDRLPGDFAAAAFTIPANQPVLHRTKLGWHIIEVTGIKAPELLPFEKMKPEIVAAISDSRRQEAIEQYRHQLRLLNHEKVEIYRDLLGL
- a CDS encoding MoxR family ATPase — its product is MPISKLHTLQERLSAAVLGAEQASNLLLTALLAKGHALIEGAPGVGKTSLAQTLANGIGGRFKRIQFTPDLLPSDILGYHLYKQHNGDFEFVPGPVFTNLLLADEINRTSPRVQSALLEAMNEGQVTIDGSTRDLEKPFLVVATQNITSSTGTFPLPEPQLDRFLLSIPMSLPDAETQRCILDSHAAGEINGTSRDPLLTTNEILELQQQARELPIAANLNEYIINLCEMVRRAAGGSHTVSVRASLALMRAAQANAFLDEQKAVHPDHVQTVFPHVMRHRLLPDDGSSPEPILRAAMKETPVP
- a CDS encoding type II secretion system protein, whose translation is MITLPKLANSRSRGAFTLVELLVVIAIIAVLAALVFSIAGKMMLKAEKVTCTALMKDVSLALAAYESEYNKLPLPKHKDEWDTILGDPGGLYSTAPLVSVLTGAEDSEWSENDGNSFDLAQLNPTGEVYLNPNIAHGKKDGGIKEDGKFYDPWGRELMFALNSRRRNHDFNGGFRDETLHTWGLAEWAEIKPGYEDFVIWSYGDDGVKGKGDSATFAGSDDVKSF